The Procambarus clarkii isolate CNS0578487 chromosome 42, FALCON_Pclarkii_2.0, whole genome shotgun sequence nucleotide sequence acatatctggttgtcagtggcatgtacctGTTGTCAATATCACGTTTCATGGTGTCAATGAcacgtatcatggtgtcagtggcacgtatcatgcagtcagtggcacgtatcttgttgtcagtgacacgtatcttgttgtcagtggaacgtatcttgttgtcagtggcacgtaccttcttgtcagtggcatgtatattCTTGTCAGTGGCAGGTATCTTGttctcagtggcacgtatcttgttgtcggtggcacgtatcatgCTAACAGTGGCACGTACCTTGTTATCAGTTGCACGTATCTtcttatcagtggcacgtatcttgttatcagtggcacgtatcttgttgtcagtggcacctaTCAGGTTGTCAGTAGCACCTAtcaggttgtcagtggcacgtatcttcttgtcagtggcacgtatcttcttgtcagtggcacgtatcttcttgtcagtggcacgtatgttgttgtcagtggcacgtatcttgttgtcagtggcacatatcttgttgtcagtggcacgtatcttgttgtcagtggcacgtatcttgttgtcagtggtatgtatcttgttgttagtggcatgtatcttgtggtcagtggcacgtatcctgttgtcagttgcacgtatcttgttgtcagtggcatgtaccttgttgtcagtggcatgtatcttgttgtcagtggcacgtatcttgttatagGTGGCACGTATCTTGCTGTCAGTGCCACGTATctttttgtcagtggcacgtgtcttgttatcagtggcatgtatcttgttgtcactggc carries:
- the LOC138373496 gene encoding uncharacterized protein — encoded protein: MLRATDKRATDNKICATDYKIRATENRICADYNKIRASDNKIHATDNKTRATDKKIRGTDSKIRATYNKIRATDNKIHATDNKKIRATDKKIRATDKKIRATDNLIGATDNLIGATDNKIRATDNKIRATDKKIRATDNKVRATVSMIRATDNKIRATENKIPATDKNIHATDKKVRATDNKIRSTDNKIRVTDNKIRATDCMIRATDTMIRVIDTMKRDIDNRYMPLTTRYVPLTK